Below is a window of Paraburkholderia kururiensis DNA.
CGCATCGATTTCGTCGATGAAGACGATGCAGGGCGCGTGCTTCTTCGCCTGCTCGAACATGTCGCGCACGCGGGCCGCGCCCACGCCAACAAACATTTCAACGAAGTCGGAACCGGAAATACTGAAGAACGGCACCTTCGCTTCGCCCGCAATGGCGCGCGCAAGCAGCGTCTTACCGGTACCCGGCGGGCCGACGAGCAGCACGCCGCGCGGAATGCGACCACCCAGCTTCTGGAACTTCTGCGGATCACGCAGGAAGTCCACCAGTTCGGACACTTCCTCCTTGGCTTCGTCGCAGCCCGCGACGTCGGAGAAATTGACCGCGTTGTTGTTTTCGTCGATCAGACGCGCACGGGACTTGCCGAACGAAAAGGCTCCGCCTTTTCCGCCCCCCTGCATCTGTCGCATCATGTAAAACCAGAAGCCGATGATGAGGATGGTTGGCCCGAGGTAATACAGCGCGGAGACAAGCGCATTGGGTTCTTCGTCTGCCTTGCCGCTCACCTGGACGCCATACTTCATCAAGTCGCCGACCATCCAGATGTCGCCGGGCGACACGATCTGATACTTCTGGCCGTCTGACGGAGTGACCGTGAGGTTCCGCCCCTGTACGATGACGCTCTTGACCTTACCGTTCTTGGCGTCGTCCATGAACTGCGAATACGAGACGCCTTCCTGGACGCGGGGCTTATCGAACTGCTTGAACACAGTAAACAGCACCAGTGCGATGACCAGCCACACTGCTGCCTTCGAAAACATGTTGTTGTTCAAAGCACCACTCCTTCACTCATAGACGGGCGCCTACATTTGCCTTGCGGCACCACGAAAGCATTCTAATCCAGTCCGCAGACCCCTGCCATAACGAATCGCTACCGCAGGGATAGCCGGAAACCGCGCCAGAAGCGGCCCTGGCGGCATCCGGCAACACCGAGCAACCGTCACTTGTCGCGGGCGTCCGGACGTTTCAGCTGTCTGCCCAAAATAAACGTTTCAGCCGATTTATCACGTGACGCCTTCGGCTTGCGGGCCGCCACGATTTTGAACTGGTGCTTGAACTTCTCGACGATCTGGCTATACCCGCTGCCGTGGAAGCACTTGACTAAAAGGGCGCCATCCGGTTTGAGGTGCTGCTGCGCGAATTCCAGCGCCAAGTCGCAGACATGCTCGATGCGCGCAGCATCGGCAACCGCCACACCCGACAGGTTGGGTGCCATGTCCGAAATTACAAGGTCTACCGGACGGTCGCCCACCACCTCCTCCAGTTGGGCGAGCACGCTCTCCTCGCGAAAATCGCCTTCGATGAAGTGGACGTCGGCAATGGGCTCCATGGGCAAGAGGTCGAGCGCAATGATCGTGCCGTCGATGCCGCCCTGGCGCGCCGCGTCACGCCGGCTGCCCTGCGCGAGCTTGTTGCGCACGTACTGGCTCCAGCTGCCCGGCGCCGCGCCGAGATCGACGATGACTTGCCCCGGCCGGATCAGCTTGTCCTGTTCGTCGATTTCCTTGAGCTTGTAGGCGGCGCGGGCGCGATAGCCCTCCCGCTGCGCCATCTTCACGTACGGATCGTTGATGTGGTCGTGCAGCCACGACTGATTGAATCGATTTTTTGCCATTACCGTTGAACTGTTGCTGCGTGATGCCGCACTTTTAGCGGATAATACGCGTTTTATTCGCGTGGCTGCCGCCCTCGCCCGTGTCGGGCCACAGGCGGCTTGCGGGTTGTTGCATTCCCCCACGTTTTTTCCCTTGTTCCGGCGAGCCGCTCCTCGCGCCCATGCGGCGAGCGGGCGCCGCCATTCTAGTCGAGTCCCGGACTCCCACAGCCGCCATGCCCGCCCTCCAAATCTCCTCCGACCAGCGCGCCGCCCTGCGCTCCGAAGCGCACGCGCTCAAACCGGTCGTACTCGTCGGCGCCGAAGGCTTGACCGATGCCGTCCTCAAAGAGATCAAGGTGCACCTCGCGGCCCATGAACTCATCAAGATCCGCGTGTTCGGCGACGAGCGCGAAACGCGCCTCGCCATCTACGAGGAAATCTGCGACCGGCTCAACGCCGCGCCGATCCAACATATCGGCAAGCTGCTGGTGATCTGGAAGCCCCGCCCCGCCGAACGCACGGCGGAGCGGGGTGCGGCTCGCAAAGCAGCCGTGCCCGGCGCGCGCGAGGCACGAGCTGCCGGCGCCGCGGGCGAGTCGAAAGGCCGCGCCCCGCGCGTCGTCAAAGTGGTTAAACCGAGCGACAACCCGATGCGCCGAAACAGGCCCGAACTCGTCGTGGTACGCGGCAATGAGCGCGTGACGGCGGGCGGAAACGTGAAACGGGCGAAAAAGCGCCAGACGGGTGCGAAACGACAGCACCAGGGCACCAAGTAAGGCCGCAACGGAATTCGGCAAGGCGCGGCCCGCGCCTTTCGCCGCAGGCGCATCAAACCGCCTCGGCGCGCCTTACGGAAGTCAAGGCGCACGCGGTGTGCGCCCTACCTGAGCGGCGCGCTCTGCGCCACACTGCCCGGCAGCATCCAGACCAGCGCCAGACCGAAGAAGCTCTCCACCAGATAGAACAGGCTGGAGACGCCATGCAGCAGGCCGAACCGGCTGGCGTACGCGGAATGGCCTACGTCCGTACCAGCATTCAAGGCCGCGACACGCAGCGCGTTCATGAACGGCTGCAGTCCGAAATAACCGACGAGCACGCACACCAGCATGCCCGCAATCATCCAGCGCAGCCGCCGGTAAGCGTCGTTGCCACGCCGAACGAACAGATTGCCGAGCGCGAGCAACAATACGCCAGACACCACACCAATCACTGCTTCGATACGAAACAGCTGTGCCGCAACGCTGCCCGCCGTCATACGGTCGAGCGAAGCGAAGAGCACGGGCGCCACGACGTAGCCGACAGTCAGCAGGCTGCCGACCCAGACCACGACGATGAGCCGGAATACCCGGTGAGGCATCGAGGACACCTGCACGGCGCCGCTCAGACGTAACGGACTTCGATGATTTCGTACTCGCGCACGCCGCTTGGCGCCTGCACGGCGGCGACGTCGCCTTCCGACTTGCCGATGAGCGCACGCGCGATGGGCGAACTGATGGAGATGAGGCCGTGCTCGAGGTCGGCTTCGTCGTCGCCGACGATTTGATACGTCACGGTCTTGCCCGATTCGAGGTCTTCGAGTTCCACCGTTGCTGCGAACACGACGCGGCCGTCCGCTTCCAGCGCGGCGGGGTCGATGATCTGCGCCGCGGCAAGCTTCGACTCGATCTCGGCAATGCGGCCTTCGATAAAACCCTGTTTTTCTTTGGCGGCGTCGTATTCCGCGTTTTCCGACAGGTCGCCCTGCGCGCGGGCTTCCGCGATCGAATTAATGACAGCGGGACGCTCAACCGTTTTCAGACGCTGCAATTCGTCGCGCAGTTGATCCGCGCCACGTTTGGTCAAGGGAATAGTGCTCATAGACGACTCGTGTGGCCAAAAACGGCCATAAAAAAAATCACCGCGGTTAAGTGCATCCCGGTGCGGAACCGGCCACGATACGCAGGTATCAGGCCGTAGCCTTCGGGACGCCGCCTAACCGCGGCAGTTACGAATTGGACTG
It encodes the following:
- a CDS encoding RlmE family RNA methyltransferase, producing the protein MAKNRFNQSWLHDHINDPYVKMAQREGYRARAAYKLKEIDEQDKLIRPGQVIVDLGAAPGSWSQYVRNKLAQGSRRDAARQGGIDGTIIALDLLPMEPIADVHFIEGDFREESVLAQLEEVVGDRPVDLVISDMAPNLSGVAVADAARIEHVCDLALEFAQQHLKPDGALLVKCFHGSGYSQIVEKFKHQFKIVAARKPKASRDKSAETFILGRQLKRPDARDK
- a CDS encoding YhbY family RNA-binding protein, with amino-acid sequence MPALQISSDQRAALRSEAHALKPVVLVGAEGLTDAVLKEIKVHLAAHELIKIRVFGDERETRLAIYEEICDRLNAAPIQHIGKLLVIWKPRPAERTAERGAARKAAVPGAREARAAGAAGESKGRAPRVVKVVKPSDNPMRRNRPELVVVRGNERVTAGGNVKRAKKRQTGAKRQHQGTK
- a CDS encoding DUF4149 domain-containing protein is translated as MPHRVFRLIVVVWVGSLLTVGYVVAPVLFASLDRMTAGSVAAQLFRIEAVIGVVSGVLLLALGNLFVRRGNDAYRRLRWMIAGMLVCVLVGYFGLQPFMNALRVAALNAGTDVGHSAYASRFGLLHGVSSLFYLVESFFGLALVWMLPGSVAQSAPLR
- the greA gene encoding transcription elongation factor GreA — protein: MSTIPLTKRGADQLRDELQRLKTVERPAVINSIAEARAQGDLSENAEYDAAKEKQGFIEGRIAEIESKLAAAQIIDPAALEADGRVVFAATVELEDLESGKTVTYQIVGDDEADLEHGLISISSPIARALIGKSEGDVAAVQAPSGVREYEIIEVRYV